The following are from one region of the Bradyrhizobium septentrionale genome:
- a CDS encoding accessory factor UbiK family protein → MTQTSNRFFDEIGRLMNDAAGAAQGVKREVDTVMRNQAERILRDLDVVKREEFDAVKDMARLAREENEALKARIAALEAKLGGAG, encoded by the coding sequence ATGACCCAGACCAGCAACCGGTTTTTCGATGAGATCGGCCGTCTGATGAACGATGCCGCCGGCGCTGCCCAGGGCGTCAAGCGCGAGGTCGACACCGTCATGCGCAACCAGGCCGAACGCATCCTGCGCGACCTCGACGTGGTCAAGCGCGAGGAATTCGACGCGGTCAAGGACATGGCCCGCCTGGCGCGCGAGGAGAACGAGGCGCTGAAGGCCCGGATCGCAGCGCTGGAAGCCAAGCTCGGTGGTGCCGGCTAA
- the pth gene encoding aminoacyl-tRNA hydrolase: protein MRLFVGLGNPGAKYASNRHNIGFLAVDEIARRHGFAPWRRRFQGETSEGVVDREKVVLLKPTTYMNDSGRAVQEAANFFKLAPSDITVFQDELELPPGKVRVKIGGGIAGHNGLRSISAHIGNEYRRVRIGIGHPGVKELVHSHVLSDFAKSDRAWVEALGQAIADNAGLLATGHDASFANKVHLTMQAKGFFDTKDEGTK, encoded by the coding sequence ATGCGCCTTTTTGTCGGTCTCGGTAATCCCGGCGCGAAATACGCCAGTAACCGGCACAATATCGGTTTCCTGGCGGTCGACGAGATTGCACGGCGTCATGGTTTCGCACCATGGCGCCGTCGCTTTCAGGGCGAGACGTCGGAAGGCGTGGTCGACCGTGAGAAGGTCGTGCTGTTGAAGCCGACCACCTACATGAACGATTCCGGGCGCGCGGTGCAGGAAGCGGCGAACTTCTTCAAGCTTGCCCCCTCCGACATCACCGTGTTCCAGGACGAGCTCGAACTGCCGCCCGGCAAGGTGCGCGTCAAGATCGGCGGCGGGATCGCCGGCCATAACGGGCTGCGCTCGATCTCCGCGCATATCGGCAACGAATATCGGCGCGTGCGGATCGGGATCGGTCATCCCGGCGTCAAGGAGCTCGTGCACAGCCACGTGCTGTCGGACTTCGCCAAGAGCGACCGGGCGTGGGTGGAGGCCTTGGGCCAGGCCATCGCCGACAATGCCGGCCTGCTGGCGACGGGGCACGACGCGTCGTTCGCCAACAAGGTGCATCTGACGATGCAGGCCAAGGGATTTTTCGACACTAAGGACGAGGGCACGAAGTAG
- a CDS encoding GNAT family N-acetyltransferase — MVDPAFRGKGLGRALSTECVARAKRDGAPAIALHTSPIMTVALPMYLRMGFLKAHDVPPIFGVPYAVYTKAL; from the coding sequence GTGGTCGATCCAGCGTTTCGAGGCAAAGGGCTAGGGCGCGCCCTGAGCACGGAATGCGTTGCAAGGGCAAAGCGCGACGGCGCGCCCGCCATCGCGCTGCACACCAGTCCGATCATGACTGTCGCCCTGCCGATGTATCTCAGAATGGGCTTCCTCAAGGCCCATGATGTTCCTCCGATCTTCGGCGTGCCCTACGCCGTCTACACGAAAGCGCTCTGA
- a CDS encoding 50S ribosomal protein L25/general stress protein Ctc: MATVKELKATARPKSGKGAARAERRAGRVPGVIYGDNQPPVTISVDDRELRQRILAGRFLTTIYDIDLEGKKHRVIPRDFHLDPVKDFPLHVDFMRLGEGATIRVSVPLHIVNGESSPGVKRGGTVNIVTHTLDLECSVDNIPQYIEADVGALEISYSLHLSEVKLPAGVKSLTREDATLVTIVPPSGYAEEQKAAAAAAAGGAAAPAAGAAAPAAAAAPAAGAAAPAAGAKAPAGGGDKKK; encoded by the coding sequence ATGGCGACCGTCAAGGAATTGAAGGCGACCGCGCGTCCGAAGAGCGGCAAGGGGGCCGCCCGGGCAGAGCGTCGCGCCGGGAGAGTTCCCGGAGTGATCTACGGAGACAACCAACCCCCCGTCACCATCTCGGTCGACGATCGTGAACTGCGCCAGCGCATCCTGGCGGGCCGGTTCCTGACCACGATCTATGACATCGACCTCGAGGGCAAGAAGCACCGCGTGATTCCGCGCGACTTCCACCTCGACCCGGTGAAGGACTTCCCGCTCCATGTCGACTTCATGCGGCTCGGCGAAGGCGCCACCATCCGCGTCAGCGTGCCGCTGCACATCGTGAACGGCGAAAGCTCGCCGGGCGTCAAGCGCGGTGGCACCGTCAACATCGTCACCCACACGCTCGACCTCGAGTGCTCGGTCGACAACATCCCGCAATATATCGAGGCCGATGTCGGCGCGCTTGAGATCAGCTACTCGCTGCATCTCTCCGAGGTCAAGCTGCCCGCGGGGGTGAAGTCGTTGACCCGTGAGGACGCAACGCTGGTCACCATCGTGCCGCCGTCCGGCTACGCCGAAGAGCAGAAGGCCGCGGCTGCGGCGGCTGCCGGTGGCGCTGCGGCTCCGGCCGCGGGTGCTGCGGCTCCGGCCGCTGCGGCGGCTCCGGCTGCAGGTGCTGCGGCTCCGGCCGCGGGTGCCAAGGCTCCGGCCGGCGGTGGCGACAAGAAGAAGTAA
- a CDS encoding dienelactone hydrolase family protein — MIEQTVDIETKDGKTTTFITHPERGGPFPVVIFYMDAPAIREELRDMARRLGTSGYYVMLPNMYYRAGVMELGPINPDPESPERKRMFELMHSLNIPLVMEDTRGLLAYAETQKAANTRIIGTVGYCMSGRYAVNAATHFPDRVKAAASVYGTHLATDQSDSPHLAAQKSKAELYFACAETDIYAPAEIIEQVKAGMKGSNNEVEIYPGTHHGFAFPKRPVYDRDAAERHWERLLALYRRNLV; from the coding sequence ATGATCGAGCAGACCGTCGATATCGAGACCAAGGACGGCAAGACCACCACCTTCATCACCCATCCCGAGCGCGGCGGCCCTTTCCCTGTCGTCATCTTCTACATGGATGCGCCGGCGATCCGCGAGGAGCTGCGCGACATGGCGCGCCGGCTCGGCACGTCAGGCTATTATGTGATGCTGCCCAACATGTATTACCGCGCCGGCGTGATGGAGCTCGGCCCGATCAATCCCGATCCGGAATCGCCGGAGCGCAAGCGCATGTTCGAGCTGATGCACTCGCTCAACATTCCGCTTGTCATGGAAGACACCAGGGGCCTGCTCGCCTATGCCGAGACGCAGAAGGCCGCCAACACCAGGATCATCGGCACCGTCGGCTATTGCATGAGCGGACGTTACGCCGTGAACGCGGCGACGCACTTCCCCGATCGGGTCAAGGCCGCCGCCTCGGTCTACGGCACGCATCTGGCGACCGACCAGTCCGACAGCCCGCATCTCGCCGCGCAGAAGTCCAAGGCCGAGCTCTATTTCGCCTGCGCCGAGACCGACATCTACGCGCCCGCGGAGATCATCGAGCAGGTCAAGGCCGGCATGAAGGGCTCGAACAACGAGGTCGAGATCTATCCCGGCACCCATCACGGCTTCGCCTTCCCCAAGCGCCCGGTCTATGATCGCGACGCCGCCGAACGCCATTGGGAGCGGCTGCTCGCGCTCTATCGCCGCAATCTGGTCTAG